One region of Macadamia integrifolia cultivar HAES 741 chromosome 11, SCU_Mint_v3, whole genome shotgun sequence genomic DNA includes:
- the LOC122092849 gene encoding uncharacterized protein LOC122092849 gives MEDFEAPSFSLGIDVDFDSESRAVPREDLVCRQGPESLSNVSFQVFEDDDDFQVQNLDPVIHTEDSPPVLKRLKRGPATQLPAVNKPQPTKSSLDVDDDIEEFSSQEEIRRGETVGCSAVQKHCASNSSKSQLHCRSVLTSQSVSMNKVKKHIPSSIASTSANLEGGDNKLMFPKLTVSPLRRFQLLDSDSDEPSSSEDLCQDAGKNDADAKEKQCSPDQYMMRNQPKRPNSYASTFQTEDLWKDFSPKKNPSIPTPALDKFCDEYFMSVKDKNVVQMDTGTSVSISKDYQKSSISENVKHLENLPSPLPPAYQYFYHEDIRIQKLVRERLPNFFPLDDVNNRGHKHSGVAAIDYMSQFGQRACPQPDRAGNKAPVGSSRRSKMKVKRFNAKEVSQPSEDWVNPQSSACMPKNAGKRRVHAEGHSTGQWYTGQDGKRVYVTKNGQELMGRIAYLHYRKESGKGLKKPTKKATAKKKTKG, from the exons ATGGAGGATTTCGAAGCCCCATCTTTCTCTCTGGGCATTGATGTTGACTTCGATTCAGAGTCCAGAGCCGTCCCCAGGGAAGATTTGGTCTGTAGACAAGGTCCAGAATCTTTAAGCAATGTAAGCTTCCAGGTttttgaagatgatgatgattttcAAGTTCAAAACCTAGATCCTGTCATACACACCGAAGATTCACCTCCGGTTCTCAAGCGCCTGAAACGAGGACCCGCGACTCAGTTGCCCGCTGTTAATAAGCCACAACCGACGAAATCGTCCCTGGATGTTGATGATGACATCGAAGAGTTCTCATCGCAGGAGGAAATACGTAGAG GAGAAACAGTTGGATGTTCAGCAGTACAAAAACATTGTGCGAGTAACAGTTCAAAGTCTCAATTGCATTGCCGTAGTGTCTTAACTTCACAATCAGTAAGCATGAATAAAGTAAAGAAACACATACCATCTTCAATTGCCTCAACTTCTGCAAATTTGGAGGGAGGTGACAACAAGTTGATGTTTCCCAAGTTAACTGTCAGTCCTCTCAGAAGATTCCAGTTGCTTGATTCTGATTCAGATGAGCCTTCTTCCAGTGAAGACTTATGTCAAGATGCTGGTAAAAATGATGCCgatgcaaaagaaaaacaatgtaGTCCAGATCAATATATGATGAGGAATCAACCAAAAAGGCCAAATTCTTATGCAAGTACTTTTCAAACTGAGGATTTATGGAAAGATTTCAGCCCAAAGAAGAATCCAAGTATTCCCACACCGGCTTTGGATAAGTTCTGTGATGAATACTTCATGTCAGTTAAGGATAAGAATGTAGTACAGATGGATACAGGTACGTCTGTCAGTATCTCCAAAGATTATCAGAAGAGTAGTATCAGTGAAAATGTCAAACACTTGGAGAATCTGCCAAGTCCTCTTCCTCCTGCATATCAGTATTTTTACCATGAGGACATAAGGATCCAGAAATTAGTCCGTGAACGCTTacctaacttcttccctcttgACGATGTTAATAACAGAGGACACAAGCACTCTGGTGTGGCAGCCATTGATTACAT GAGTCAATTTGGTCAGAGAGCTTGTCCACAGCCTGATAGAGCAGGAAACAAGGCTCCTGTGGGAAGCTCAAGAAGAAGTAAAATGAAGGTCAAACGTTTTAATGCTAAAGAGGTCTCACAACCTTCTGAGGATTGGGTCAACCCCCAAAGTAGTGCCTGCATGCCAAAAAATGCTGGCAAACGACGAGTTCATGCGGAAGGCCATTCTACTGGTCAATGGTATACAGGCCAGGATGGGAAAAGG GTTTATGTCACTAAAAATGGACAAGAGTTGATGGGGCGAATTGCTTATCTGCATTATAGGAAG GAGAGTGGAAAAGGACTCAAAAAACCAACAAAGAAAGCTACagccaagaaaaaaacaaaaggatga
- the LOC122092759 gene encoding protein DETOXIFICATION 40-like, with protein sequence MESSPSPLQEEEEENHLLHQPLLQEKPISSNAHQGNDQLEAVLSNESLSQFKRLQLASLIELKMLFNLAGPAVVMYMINYLMSMSTQIFSGHLGNLELAASSLGNTGIQVFTYGLLLGMGSAVETLCGQAYGAAKYEMLGIYMQRSTVLLMATGIPLTLMYIFSKSLLLLLGESSTIASAAAVFVYGLIPQIFAYAANFPIQKFLQAQSIVFPSAYISTATLALHILLSWLVVYKLGLGLLGASLVLSLSWWIIVVAQFCYIVMSGRCKHTWTGFTMKAFTGLPEFLKLSVSSAVMLCLEAWYFQILVLIAGLLKNPQLALDSLSVCMTINGWVFMVSVGFNAAASVRVSNELGAGHPKSAAFAVVMVTGVSLVIAMILAAVVMAIRHVLSYAFTSGETVANAVSELCPLLAVTLILNGIQPVLSGVAVGCGWQKFVAYVNVGCYYVVGIPLGALLGFKFDLGAKGLWSGMIGGTAMQTLILLWITYRTDWNKEVEKATARLDIWEDKAETRS encoded by the exons ATGGAGTCTTCACCATCACcactgcaagaagaagaagaagagaaccatCTTCTTCATCAGCCTCTCCTTCAAGAAAAGCCAATATCTTCAAACGCCCACCAAGGCAACGACCAACTCGAAGCTGTACTCTCAAACGAAAGTCTATCACAGTTCAAGCGTCTCCAATTAGCTTCCTTGATTGAACTCAAGATGCTCTTCAATCTAGCAGGCCCAGCTGTAGTCATGTACATGATCAACTATCTCATGTCCATGTCCACCCAAATCTTCTCCGGTCACCTCGGTAACCTCGAACTCGCCGCCTCTTCTCTCGGCAACACCGGCATCCAAGTCTTCACCTATGGCCTCCTG CTGGGCATGGGGAGTGCAGTTGAGACACTATGTGGCCAAGCATATGGAGCGGCGAAATACGAAATGCTAGGGATCTATATGCAGAGATCAACTGTTCTACTTATGGCAACTGGGATCCCACTCACGTTGATGTATATCTTCTCGAAATCCCTATTACTTCTACTGGGTGAATCGTCCACCATAGCTTCCGCCGCCGCCGTGTTCGTGTATGGATTGATCCCTCAAATATTTGCCTACGCAGCTAACTTTCCCATTCAGAAATTTCTACAAGCACAAAGCATCGTTTTCCCAAGTGCCTATATATCAACAGCTACTCTTGCACTTCATATCTTATTAAGTTGGCTAGTAGTGTACAAGCTTGGACTTGGTCTATTAGGTGCATCCTTGGTGTTGAGCTTGTCATGGTGGATTATTGTGGTGGCTCAGTTCTGTTATATAGTGATGAGTGGTAGGTGTAAGCATACATGGACTGGGTTCACCATGAAAGCTTTTACTGGGTTGCCGGAGTTCTTGAAACTGTCGGTGTCGTCGGCGGTGATGCTCTGCTTGGAAGCTTGGTACTTTCAGATACTTGTTTTGATTGCTGGTTTGCTCAAGAACCCTCAGTTGGCTTTGGATTCTCTCTCTGTCTG CATGACAATCAATGGTTGGGTGTTCATGGTTTCTGTTGGATTCAACGCAGCTGCAAG TGTGAGGGTGAGCAATGAGCTAGGAGCAGGACACCCAAAATCGGCAGCATTTGCAGTGGTGATGGTGACAGGGGTGTCGTTAGTGATAGCAATGATACTGGCAGCGGTGGTGATGGCGATACGCCATGTCCTCAGTTATGCTTTCACGAGCGGTGAGACCGTCGCCAACGCAGTTTCTGAACTATGCCCACTCCTCGCAGTCACCCTTATCCTCAATGGCATCCAACCGGTACTCTCTg GCGTGGCTGTTGGATGCGGATGGCAGAAATTTGTGGCGTACGTTAATGTGGGATGCTATTACGTGGTTGGGATACCACTGGGGGCTCTGCTGGGTTTTAAGTTCGATTTGGGTGCCAAG